In the genome of Raphanus sativus cultivar WK10039 chromosome 9, ASM80110v3, whole genome shotgun sequence, the window tgaaatataaaattttattcagtaatatttgtaaaatattaataatgatcaatatatgaatatcgatttgtttcaATAAGTTATGGAATTGTAGTTAATgaatataaattgatttgaaatgcagtggtagaatctgtaaataaaaaaaatacaaaaaggaagtacctgaaaaaaaatatcaaaaatatatacccgaaaAAAACGACCCGTACCTAAATGAATACATGAATGTATAtatatgcctaactgattttgtaaacaaatagaaaatatttttatgtgtttggctaaatgtagttaaatagaaattttttatttactcatattttttacaatattaataatgatcaatatatgaatatcgatttgtttagataatttttgaaattttaattaattaatttaaattgttttaaatgcaatggtagaatctataaataaaaaacacagaAAGGAAGTACtgaaaagaaatttcaaaacccaaaaaatctatacccgaaaaAACGACTCGTACCTAAATGATCCGAATGtttatgcctaactgattttgtaaaaaaataaatatatatatttttatgtgtttgactaaaatatgtgaaatattttttaatagtaattttacatattaataataatcaatatatggagacatcaatttgtttagataagtttggaattacaattaattaatttaaattgattttaaatgtagtggtaaaatctgtaaataaaaaattacaaaaaggaaatatctatttttttataaatgcaatgactaaatgtgtaaataaaaggaagtaaatatactgctatccatgtttccaaacaattctcatttaatattgttatccatgtttccaatcAAACTTCCTTTTTAAACTgcaattcatgtttccaaacacaccgaaattgtacttcaactttaataagatagatacccCAATTTTCTATATGTTCCACTTTCCAAATTCAGAAATTCCAAAAGCAAGCGACCTCAACTGGAGCGGTTGAACCAGAAATATCGTGACCGTTCCAAGAACTGGCTATCAATTCGTTATCTGATGTACCCAAATCCTGAAGATTCTTCTTAAACTGTGTTTCTTCACTGTCAAGCAACATCTTCAATATCGAAGAATTATCTTGCATAAACACAGGATTATGGTGAAACATAGAACCAATGTTCGGTATCAAGTGAGTCGATGAAGAACCAATCATGGTAAAGTTACATTCATCTTTCGACTCGGAGAAGTGACTCTTGTCCTCGGTTGTTTGGTCGGAGAAACAGGTCACGTGAGACAACGACCCGGCGAAAGTGTCTCCTCTGCTCTTGAGGTATGTAGAAGAATCCATCAGTGGAGGTAAACCAACCGGTTTGAATTGGTTAATCCCTGAGCCGAGCATCCTTAAACTGGAGATATGCATCTTCTTACCATCTCCCTGTTTCTGAAAAACTCTACTAATAACCCATTCGTTCTGCATTCACAAACAATACCAACTCATATATCAATCAAAACCAACTTCACACCAAAAGCAGAGAACTTCCACAGACGTAAATATGCAATATAACTTCACAccaaatctcttatatattatttaagcCCTATACATATTTCCGATGTGAGATCTTCTCTACAACACAAAACCATAAATAAGTTTTTGCTTGTCACTTAAGTAACAAGTGTGATGTGTATCAAATGTTATTTACTGCAACTACTCTATCTAGTATATTGTTACCTTAGCGGTTTTAGGGAGATTATCAATTGCATATTCGCCTTCTAATCGATATTCGTGCATGACCCAGTTGGTTTTCACTCCTTTAGGAGCTCTTCCTTTGTAGAAAACCAAAGTTTTCTTCATACCAACAAGAGATTTTTCTCTGAAGATCTCTTTGTCTTTGCCTGTAGCTTTCCAGTAACCGGCCTTAGTAGCCCGGTTTGTCCTTAAACCGGTGGGATATTTCCGATCCCTTACGCAGAAGAAGTACCACTCTTTTTCACCAATCTTAGCCTTCCCTGTTCCACCACAGAAACAGAGTGATTTAGAAAAACATAGAATATacagaaagtaaaaaaaaagaaaccaaacttACATGGCAAGTCCCATGGCTCGACCTTGTTGAGATCAACTTCACCAATGGCTACAGCGGAGAATaaggagtttagaacctttggtTTCAGATAGTAGCTTATGAGCTCTTCATCTGTTGGGTGAAATCTAAAACCCGGTGGTAAATCAATCAGCTCTGAATCTTCTACTATCTCCCTGGTTCTTGATACCTCGCAATCCATTTTCTTCAGAGATTATCAAAGGTGAAGCTATTCTTTATTCGTGTTGAAGATGAAACAAGAAGATACAGAAAGAGTTCCTGATGTGAAAGAGGAGGAAGAAACGTTTATAAGAGAGAAGAGAagttggtttggtttgagcAGCCAAGCTCTGTAGTTTGTATCAGACGAAAGAACAAGAAAACTAATATAGTTTTTATCCACCAATAATTGGTCACTATTTATTTGGcatcaaaaactattttaatatgatTATCCGAATGAGACTATAATCTAGATATGTCAGTTATATGTTGATAAAAGTCTCTAATACAAGTCGATGTAGACCCAAACCAACTATAACACAGCTCCAAAAGaatctaattaattatattttggtttgatgCTATATTTAGTTTTCTTGACGGTGAGATAGAGGAGAGAAAGATGCGTAGAACGATAGGAACCTTGATGGCTAATTATgaagatattttgttttattaatatataattaaatctttctttttcAGAAACTTTAATATCTAATCTCAAAGTAGCTTCAGTTTGACCAAGAACAGTTCACCGGTGGCTACTCATTCGCTTCTTGATTTGATAAGAACAATCTTATCACATCACGGATCACCCTTTTGTCCATTGTTTATTTCATATGCTTGTTTTCTTCTGATATAACGGTTTGGTATTTACTGTAACCAGTCAACGTCATAATTAGAAGATAAAAGCCAGAGAAGACACGTGATTAGATAAATCTCAATGGTCTTCCATTTTAATGCTACTAAGCAGGGATGGGAATTTTATCCTATTTCctaaaaaatcaaactaaaatcCAAATTGAACAGAACaagtatttatttaaaagagaTTGATATCCAAACTCGAATTGTTAGTATCCGAATATATATCCGAAGATAAtcgaatatatgtatatttatccttttatttctag includes:
- the LOC108825786 gene encoding NAC domain-containing protein 59 — protein: MDCEVSRTREIVEDSELIDLPPGFRFHPTDEELISYYLKPKVLNSLFSAVAIGEVDLNKVEPWDLPWKAKIGEKEWYFFCVRDRKYPTGLRTNRATKAGYWKATGKDKEIFREKSLVGMKKTLVFYKGRAPKGVKTNWVMHEYRLEGEYAIDNLPKTAKNEWVISRVFQKQGDGKKMHISSLRMLGSGINQFKPVGLPPLMDSSTYLKSRGDTFAGSLSHVTCFSDQTTEDKSHFSESKDECNFTMIGSSSTHLIPNIGSMFHHNPVFMQDNSSILKMLLDSEETQFKKNLQDLGTSDNELIASSWNGHDISGSTAPVEVACFWNF